A window of the Microtus pennsylvanicus isolate mMicPen1 chromosome 4, mMicPen1.hap1, whole genome shotgun sequence genome harbors these coding sequences:
- the LOC142847795 gene encoding protocadherin beta-3-like — protein MEAWKESFLKQRQVLLLFVFLGGSLAGSGSRRYSVAEEKEKGFLIANVAKDLGLRVEELAERRAQAVSKGNIQYFQLNHQTGDLLLVEKLDREELCGSAEPCVLHFQILLHNPLQFITNELEVIDVNDNAPEFFENAMQLKVLESSPPGTVIPLGNAVDPDVGRNGLQNYTVSPKSHFHVRTRRRRDGRKYPELVLDRALDREEQAELSLTLTALDGGSPPRSGTAQVHILVLDINDNAPEFTQSLYEVQILEKSPVGSVIITVSASDLDTGNFGEISYAFFHASEEILKTFQLNPITGDIELVKGLDYETSNTYEVDIEAKDGGGLSGKCTVIVQVVDVNDNPPELTLSSVTSPIPENSAETVVAVFSVADLDSGDNGKVTCSIQNNLPFILKPSVENFYTIVSEGALDRESRAGYNITITVSDMGTPRLTTQHTITVQVSDVNDNAPAFTQSSYTLFVQENNSPALHIGTISATDSDSGSNAHITYSLLPIHDPQLNLASLISINADNGQLFALRALDYEALQSFEFLVGATDQGSPALSSQALVRVQVLDANDNAPFVLYPLQNASAPFTELLPRAAEPGYLVTKVVAVDRDSGQNAWLSFQLLKATEPGLFSVWAHNGEVRTSRLLSERDVPKHRLLLLVKDNGDPPRSASITLHVLLVDGFSQPYLPLPEVARDSVQDNEDLLTLYLVIALAFVSSLFLLSVLLFVGVRLCRRARAASLRGCSVPEGHFPGHLVDVSGAGTLSQSYQYEVHLTGDSGTGEFKFLNPVIPNLFMEDCEREVKENPHCRSSFVVS, from the coding sequence ATGGAGGCCTGGAAGGAGAGCTTTCTTAAACAAAGGCAAGTCttgcttctctttgtttttctaggTGGGTCTCTGGCTGGGTCCGGGTCTAGGCGCTATTCTGTGgctgaggaaaaagagaaaggcttCTTAATAGCCAATGTAGCGAAGGATCTGGGACTCAGGGTAGAAGAACTGGCTGAAAGGAGAGCTCAGGCTGTTTCCAAAGGGAACATACAATATTTTCAGCTCAACCATCAGACCGGAGATTTGCTCTTGGTTGAGAAACTAGACCGGGAGGAGCTGTGCGGTTCCGCAGAGCCTTGTGTGCTGCACTTTCAGATATTGCTGCATAATCCTTTGCAGTTTATTACTAACGAACTCGAGGTCATAGATGTAAATGACAACGCCCCGGAGTTCTTTGAAAATGCAATGCAGCTCAAAGTCTTGGAAAGTTCCCCACCCGGAACAGTAATTCCTTTGGGAAATGCTGTGGACCCGGACGTGGGAAGAAACGGACTCCAGAACTACACGGTGTCTCCCAAGTCCCATTTCCACGTTCGCACCCGCCGTCGTAGGGATGGAAGGAAGTATCCAGAACTGGTGCTGGACAGAGCTCTGGATcgggaagagcaggcagagctcagtTTGACTCTCACAGCCCTGGATGGAGGCTCCCCACCTCGGTCTGGCACTGCCCAGGTTCACATCCTGGTCTTAGACATAAACGACAACGCACCAGAATTTACACAGTCACTCTATGAGGTTCAAATTCTAGAGAAGAGCCCTGTTGGCTCTGTCATCATCACGGTCTCAGCTTCTGACTTAGATACGGGGAATTTTGGTGAAATATCGTATGCGTTTTTCCATGCTTCTGAAGAAATTCTCAAAACTTTTCAACTAAATCCCATTACTGGTGATATAGAGCTAGTTAAGGGTTTGGATTACGAAACAAGTAATACTTATGAGGTTGACATAGAAGCCAAGGATGGTGGAGGCCTTTCTGGAAAATGTACAGTCATAGTCCAGGTAGTTGATGTGAACGATAACCCACCAGAACTGACTTTGTCATCAGTGACCAGTCCTATCCCTGAGAATTCAGCAGAGACTGTGGTGGCTGTTTTCAGTGTGGCTGATTTAGACTCTGGAGATAATGGAAAAGTAACCTGTTCCATCCAGAACAATCTCCCCTTCATCCTGAAACCATCTGTAGAGAACTTCTACACTATAGTGTCTGAAGGAGCACTGGATAGAGAGAGCAGAGCCGGGTACAACATCACCATCACAGTCAGCGACATGGGCACACCCAGGCTTACAACCCAGCACACCATAACAGTGCAGGTGTCTGACGTCAACGACAACGCCCCCGCCTTCACTCAAAGCTCCTACACCCTGTTTGTCCAAGAGAACAACAGCCCCGCCCTGCACATAGGCACCATCAGCGCCACAGACTCAGACTCAGGCTCCAATGCCCACATCACCTACTCGCTGCTGCCCATCCACGACCCGCAGCTGAATCTCGCCTCGCTCATCTCCATCAATGCAGACAACGGACAGCTGTTCGCGCTCAGGGCGCTGGACTATGAGGCCCTGCAGAGCTTCGAGTTCCTCGTGGGCGCCACAGACCAAGGCTCGCCTGCGCTCAGTAGCCAGGCGCTGGTGCGCGTGCAGGTGCTGGACGCCAACGACAATGCGCCCTTCGTGCTCTACCCGCTGCAGAACGCCTCTGCGCCCTTCACAGAGCTGCTGCCCAGGGCGGCAGAGCCTGGCTATCTGGTCACCAAGGTGGTGGCCGTGGACCGCGACTCTGGCCAGAACGCCTGGTTGTCATTCCAGCTGCTCAAGGCCACGGAGCCAGGGCTCTTCAGCGTGTGGGCTCACAATGGCGAGGTGCGCACCTCCAGGCTGCTGAGTGAGCGCGATGTGCCCAAGCACAGGCTGTTGCTGCTGGTCAAGGACAATGGCGATCCTCCGCGGTCTGCCAGTATCACTCTGCATGTGCTGCTGGTGGATGGCTTCTCTCagccctacctgcctctgcctgaggtGGCGCGCGACTCTGTACAGGACAATGAGGACTTGCTTACACTCTATTTGGTCATCGCCCTGGCGTTTGTGTCTTCGCTCTTCctcttgtctgtgctgctgtttgTTGGGGTGAGGCTGTGCAGGAGAGCCAGGGCAGCCTCTCTGCGTGGCTGCTCTGTTCCTGAAGGACACTTTCCTGGTCACCTGGTGGATGTCAGCGGCGCGGGAACCCTGTCCCAGAGCTACCAGTATGAGGTGCATCTGACCGGAGACTCTGGGACTGGTGAGTTCAAATTCCTGAATCCGGTGATACCAAACCTGTTTATGGAAGATTGTGAGAGAGAAGTTAAGGAAAATCCCCACTGCAGGAGTAGCTTTGTAGTCAGCTAA
- the LOC142847794 gene encoding protocadherin beta-2-like, with translation MEAGEERERVLKKRQVLLFFVLLGLAQAGSTLRRYSVEEEAENGFLVANLLKDLGLEVEELAARGPRVISKGKKLNLEFNRQTGDLLLREKLDREELCGPSEPCVVPFQVLLGNPLQIFQAELQVRDINDHSPIFLDKEIILKISEMTASGTTFLIERAQDLDVGSNGLQTYTISPNFYFHLKLQDSPDGTVLPQLVLDKVLDREEQSEIRLILTAIDGGSPPRSGTALVLVEVLDINDNAPTFSKFRYEVQVPENSPIGFRVATVFARDLDIGDNGQIAYALSQASEDIRKTFRMNATTGEILLAKTLDFESIQTYTVYVQATDGGGLSGSSVVIVQVMDLNDNPPELTMSTVMNHIPENSPETVIAVFSIADPDSGDNGKMVCSIPEDLPFILKPSVENFYTLMTNTALDRETKSQYNITITITDLGTPRLTTQHTITVQVSDVNDNAPAFTQSSYTLFVQENNSPALHVGTISATDSDSGSNAHITYSLLPTHDPQLNLASLISINADNGQLFALRALDYEALQSFEFRVGATDEGSPALSSQALVRVLVLDANDNAPFVLYPLQNASAPFTELLPRAAEPGYLVTKVVAVDRDSGQNAWLSFQLLKATEPGLFSVWAHNGEVRTSRLLSERDAPKHRLLLLVKDNGDPPRSASVTLHVLVVDGFSQPYLPLPEVVRDSRQDEDALTLYLVIALASVSSLFLLSVLLFVGVRLCRRARAASLGGFSVPEGHFPGHLVDVSGSGTLSQRYQYEVCLTGDSGTTDFKFLKPIFPNFLLQSSERENDANTNYRNSFEIS, from the coding sequence atggaggctggagaggaaagggaacgAGTCCTGAAAAAAAGGCAAGTCCTGCTGTTCTTTGTTTTGCTGGGCTTAGCTCAGGCTGGGTCCACCCTTAGGCGCTACTCAGTGGAGGAGGAAGCCGAGAATGGCTTTTTGGTGGCCAATTTGTTAAAGGACCTGGGGCTAGAGGTAGAGGAACTGGCTGCACGGGGACCACGAGTCATTTCCAAAGGGAAAAAATTGAACTTAGAGTTCAATAGGCAGACGGGGGATTTGTTGTTACGGGAGAAACTGGACCGGGAGGAGCTGTGCGGCCCCTCCGAACCCTGTGTGGTACCTTTCCAGGTGTTATTGGGAAATCCTTTGCAGATTTTTCAGGCTGAGCTACAGGTTAGGGACATAAATGATCATTCTCCCATTTTTTTGGACAAAGAAATAATTCTGAAAATTTCAGAAATGACTGCTTCTGGAACCACTTTCCTAATAGAACGGGCTCAAGACTTAGATGTAGGAAGCAACGGTCTCCAAACTTACACAATCAGCCCCAATTTCTATTTTCATCTTAAATTGCAAGACAGTCCCGATGGCACGGTATTGCCACAGCTGGTTCTGGACAAAGTGCTGGATCGGGAGGAGCAATCTGAAATTAGATTAATACTCACAGCGATAGATGGTGGGAGTCCACCCAGGTCTGGCACTGCCCTGGTCCTTGTTGAAGTCTTGGACATCAATGACAACGCCCCCACATTTTCAAAGTTCCGCTATGAGGTTCAGGTCCCAGAGAACAGTCCCATTGGATTCCGGGTTGCTACTGTCTTTGCTAGGGATTTAGACATTGGGGACAATGGACAAATAGCTTATGCTCTTTCCCAAGCTTCTGAAGACATTCGGAAAACATTTCGTATGAATGCAACAACCGGAGAAATCCTTTTAGCAAAGACACTGGATTTTGAATCCATCCAGACATATACAGTATATGTTCAGGCTACAGATGGTGGGGGCCTTTCTGGAAGCAGTGTGGTGATTGTCCAAGTGATGGATTTGAATGACAACCCACCAGAACTGACTATGTCCACAGTTATGAATCACATCCCAGAAAATTCCCCGGAAACCGTAATTGCTGTGTTCAGTATTGCAGATCCTGACTCTGGAGACAATGGAAAAATGGTGTGCTCCATCCCAGAGGATCTTCCTTTTATTCTAAAACCCTCAGTTGAGAACTTTTACACTCTTATGACAAATACAGCCCTGGACCGGGAGACCAAATCACAGTacaacatcaccatcaccatcactgatCTGGGTACACCCAGGCTCACAACCCAGCACACCATAACAGTGCAGGTGTCTGACGTCAACGACAATGCCCCCGCTTTCACACAAAGCTCCTACACCCTGTTTGTCCAAGAGAACAACAGCCCCGCCCTGCACGTAGGCACCATCAGCGCCACAGACTCAGACTCAGGCTCCAATGCCCACATCACCTACTCGCTGCTGCCCACCCACGACCCACAGCTGAATCTCGCCTCGCTCATCTCCATCAATGCCGACAATGGGCAGCTGTTCGCGCTCAGGGCGCTGGACTATGAGGCCCTGCAGAGCTTCGAGTTCCGCGTGGGTGCCACAGACGAAGGCTCGCCTGCGCTCAGCAGCCAGGCGCTGGTGCGGGTGCTGGTGCTGGACGCCAACGACAATGCGCCCTTCGTGCTCTACCCGCTGCAGAACGCCTCTGCGCCCTTCACAGAGCTGCTGCCCAGGGCAGCGGAGCCAGGATACCTGGTCACCAAGGTGGTGGCTGTGGACCGGGACTCTGGTCAGAATGCCTGGCTGTCATTCCAGCTGCTCAAGGCTACAGAGCCAGGGCTGTTCAGCGTGTGGGCTCACAATGGCGAGGTGCGCACCTCCAGGCTGCTGAGTGAGCGCGATGCacccaagcacaggctgctgctgctggtcaaGGACAATGGCGATCCTCCGCGGTCTGCCAGTGTCACTCTGCATGTGCTGGTGGTTGATGGCTTCTCTCAGCCCTACCTGCCTCTACCGGAGGTGGTGCGCGACTCCAGGCAGGATGAAGACGCACTCACGCTGTATCTGGTCATCGCCTTGGCATctgtgtcttcactcttcctcttgtctgtgctgctgttcGTGGGGGTGAGGTTGTGCAGGAGGGCCAGGGCGGCCTCTCTGGGTGGCTTCTCTGTTCCTGAGGGACACTTTCCTGGTCACCTGGTGGATGTCAGTGGTTCAGGGACCCTGTCCCAGAGATACCAGTATGAGGTGTGTTTGACCGGGGACTCTGGAACCACAGATTTCAAGTTTCTGAAGCCTATTTTTCCCAACTTTCTTCTTCagagttcagagagagagaatgacgcGAATACCAATTACAGGAATAGTTTTGAAATCAGCTAG